The following are encoded in a window of Streptomyces sp. 11x1 genomic DNA:
- a CDS encoding glycosyltransferase family 4 protein: MKITFLLHNAYAIGGTVRSTLNLAGALAARHEVEVVSVLRTEDRPLLGMSGKVRLLPLVDERPDAESYDGGHELMSRPSAVVPPTEVLAHRYTALTDERLRAFLDTTDADVVVATRPALVVALAGHGGVGSRRPPVASGAFGTTGASRRGPLLIGQEHLSYDNHVPGVREAQNAAIKRLHAFVTVSARDAADHRLHLPGLRTRITNIANAAPRPEPEPSDLRAPLVVAAGRLFPVKRYDLLIEAFAKVVAERPEWRLRIYGKGPERANLRATIDRLGLGDHVFLMGARATLETEWAKASVAAVSSEWESFGMTILEAMHAGVPVVATDCPHGPGEIVTDGTDGLLVTPGDPNALATGLLRLIDDPDLRQRVGTAGRTTVQRYAPRTIAAEYEQLIADLQEARTPAPVKLGRRLRRALGWLPSTPAEQPGATEPTTRNAKAGAAKPGAAKPLRPKAGCRVDRRGGVRVTVAASGVSGADLTLVLRRRHADDEVRVPLRQDTPDDPRSPWTAALSRDEPALAEGRWDLHVERGGDGARRRLRAGLVEQRGLLTAELPDRSPVAWWIPYATKDGYLALRTFHRTAHAEVTALPVDDGSLAVEGVLHGAVLGEGAMLVGVARGEDVADFETPATRAEETGAEETGAEGRDPEGTGPEGTRATGRPGFRARLTSLPCPAGPDKVIWDLFLRPAPDAELIRLGRLFDDIVDRKDTDKYPAVTMTTPNGSVPQARFFFTVTNDLALALS, encoded by the coding sequence ATGAAGATCACCTTTCTGCTCCACAACGCGTACGCCATCGGCGGCACCGTCCGCTCGACGCTGAACCTCGCCGGAGCCCTGGCAGCCCGTCACGAGGTGGAGGTCGTCTCCGTCTTGCGCACCGAGGACCGCCCGCTGCTCGGGATGAGCGGCAAGGTCCGCCTGTTACCGCTCGTCGACGAGCGCCCCGACGCCGAGTCCTACGACGGCGGCCACGAGCTGATGTCCCGGCCCTCCGCCGTGGTCCCGCCCACCGAGGTGCTCGCCCACCGCTACACCGCCCTCACCGACGAACGTCTGCGCGCCTTCCTCGACACCACCGACGCCGATGTCGTCGTCGCGACCCGCCCGGCGCTCGTGGTGGCCCTGGCCGGACACGGCGGCGTCGGCTCGCGCCGCCCGCCCGTCGCGTCCGGCGCTTTCGGTACGACCGGCGCGTCCCGCCGGGGCCCGCTGCTCATCGGGCAGGAGCACCTGTCGTACGACAACCACGTGCCCGGCGTACGCGAGGCGCAGAACGCGGCGATCAAGCGTCTGCACGCCTTCGTCACCGTCTCCGCGCGGGACGCCGCCGACCACCGTCTGCACCTGCCCGGCCTGCGCACCCGCATCACCAACATCGCCAACGCCGCGCCCCGGCCCGAGCCCGAACCCTCCGACCTGCGCGCGCCGTTGGTGGTCGCCGCCGGGCGTCTGTTCCCGGTCAAGCGGTACGACCTGCTCATCGAGGCCTTCGCCAAGGTCGTCGCCGAACGCCCCGAGTGGCGGCTGCGGATCTACGGCAAGGGCCCGGAGCGCGCGAACCTGCGCGCCACGATCGACAGACTCGGGCTGGGCGACCACGTCTTCCTCATGGGCGCCCGGGCCACGCTGGAGACCGAGTGGGCGAAGGCCTCCGTCGCCGCCGTCAGCTCCGAGTGGGAGTCGTTCGGCATGACCATCCTGGAGGCCATGCACGCCGGTGTCCCCGTGGTGGCCACCGACTGTCCGCACGGCCCCGGTGAGATCGTCACCGACGGCACCGACGGCCTCCTCGTCACCCCTGGCGACCCGAACGCACTGGCCACGGGCCTGCTCCGGCTCATCGACGACCCGGACTTGCGGCAGCGCGTCGGCACCGCCGGCCGCACGACCGTCCAGCGGTACGCGCCCCGCACGATCGCCGCGGAGTACGAACAGCTGATCGCCGATCTCCAGGAGGCCCGCACCCCGGCCCCGGTGAAACTGGGCCGCCGCTTACGCCGGGCACTGGGGTGGCTCCCTTCGACGCCGGCCGAGCAGCCCGGAGCGACCGAGCCGACGACCAGGAACGCGAAGGCCGGGGCCGCGAAACCCGGGGCTGCGAAACCCTTACGTCCGAAGGCCGGCTGTCGTGTCGACCGGCGCGGCGGTGTGCGGGTCACCGTCGCCGCGTCCGGCGTGTCGGGGGCGGACCTGACGCTCGTGCTACGCCGACGCCACGCCGACGACGAGGTGCGCGTCCCCCTGCGGCAGGACACGCCGGACGACCCCAGGAGCCCGTGGACCGCCGCACTGAGCCGCGACGAGCCGGCCCTCGCGGAGGGCCGCTGGGACCTGCACGTCGAGCGGGGCGGGGACGGGGCCCGCCGCCGCCTGCGGGCGGGACTGGTCGAGCAGCGGGGCCTGTTGACCGCCGAGCTCCCGGACCGGTCGCCGGTCGCCTGGTGGATCCCGTACGCCACGAAGGACGGCTACCTGGCGCTGCGCACCTTCCACCGCACCGCGCACGCCGAGGTCACCGCGCTGCCCGTCGACGACGGGTCGCTCGCCGTCGAGGGCGTCCTGCACGGGGCCGTGCTCGGCGAGGGCGCGATGCTGGTGGGCGTCGCCCGGGGCGAGGACGTGGCGGACTTCGAGACACCGGCGACACGCGCGGAGGAGACGGGCGCGGAGGAGACGGGCGCGGAGGGGAGAGACCCGGAAGGCACAGGCCCGGAAGGGACACGCGCGACCGGGCGACCCGGATTCCGCGCGCGGCTGACGTCCCTCCCGTGCCCCGCCGGCCCGGACAAGGTGATCTGGGACCTGTTCCTCCGCCCCGCCCCCGACGCCGAACTCATCCGGCTCGGCCGGTTGTTCGACGACATCGTGGACCGCAAGGACACCGACAAGTACCCAGCGGTCACCATGACCACACCGAACGGATCCGTGCCACAGGCCCGCTTCTTCTTCACCGTCACCAACGACCTGGCCCTCGCGCTCTCGTGA
- a CDS encoding serine/threonine-protein kinase, with protein MQGQLLAGRYRLVDTIGSGGMGRVWRAHDEVLHRAVAVKELTAALYVSESEQAILLRRTRAEARAAARINHSAVVTVHDVLEHDNRPWIVMELVEGVSLADAVRDRGRVEAREAARIGVWVLRALRAAHRAGVLHRDVKPGNVLLAEDGRVMLTDFGIAQVEGDTTITRTGEIVGSVDYIAPERVRGQEPGPASDLWSLGATLYTAVEGKSPFRRTTPLTTMQAVVSEEAEEPAGAGALGPVIAALLCKDPAVRPGPDEAEQMLAEAAEGRRPREAQAYLATREHREQTGGAAAGDEGSGRAHVHGASGTNGGGGLGAHGAPAREYTTGAQVGWGDGSGGFGGPGAPVAGVYQPGSAGAPVASSGKRRRRGRTVALVLALAVLAGGGGAVALQYADGWWAGSGTSAGSDGSGGSEDGDQSADGVPEGWERVEDPEGFSLALPKGWKRQVEGSQIDYTPDGGEHFLRVAVDDSPDFDSPYHHQLDLEEQVRTRSEYRQVRLEENIFRDRPGALWDFMWTASAKDAEFPGPRRAIEQMYLSRDGVEYTIYMSAPAGDWKAAEEQFYAVLRSWRPTGR; from the coding sequence ATGCAGGGCCAGCTCCTCGCGGGGCGCTACCGGCTCGTCGACACCATCGGCAGCGGTGGCATGGGACGGGTCTGGCGTGCGCACGATGAGGTGCTGCACCGGGCTGTCGCGGTCAAGGAGTTGACGGCCGCGCTCTACGTCTCGGAGAGCGAGCAGGCCATCCTGTTGCGACGGACCCGGGCCGAGGCACGCGCGGCGGCGCGGATCAACCACTCGGCAGTCGTCACCGTGCACGACGTGCTGGAGCACGACAACCGGCCGTGGATCGTCATGGAGTTGGTCGAGGGTGTCTCGCTGGCCGACGCCGTGCGGGACCGGGGCAGGGTGGAGGCGCGCGAAGCGGCGCGGATCGGTGTGTGGGTGCTGCGCGCGCTGCGGGCCGCCCACCGCGCCGGTGTGCTGCACCGCGACGTGAAGCCGGGGAACGTGCTGCTCGCCGAGGACGGCCGGGTCATGCTGACCGACTTCGGTATCGCGCAGGTCGAGGGCGACACCACCATCACCCGCACCGGGGAGATCGTCGGTTCCGTCGACTACATCGCCCCCGAGCGGGTGCGCGGGCAGGAGCCCGGACCCGCCTCCGACCTGTGGTCCCTGGGCGCCACCCTGTACACGGCGGTGGAGGGCAAGTCGCCGTTCCGGCGCACCACTCCGCTCACCACGATGCAGGCCGTGGTGAGCGAGGAGGCCGAGGAACCGGCGGGCGCCGGGGCGTTGGGGCCCGTCATCGCCGCGCTGCTGTGCAAGGACCCGGCCGTACGGCCCGGCCCCGACGAGGCCGAGCAGATGCTCGCCGAGGCGGCGGAGGGGCGGCGGCCCCGGGAGGCGCAGGCGTATCTGGCGACTCGGGAGCATCGGGAGCAGACGGGGGGTGCGGCTGCCGGGGATGAGGGCTCGGGGCGCGCGCACGTTCATGGGGCGAGTGGAACGAATGGTGGGGGCGGGCTGGGCGCGCACGGTGCGCCCGCGCGGGAGTACACCACCGGGGCCCAGGTCGGCTGGGGCGACGGGTCCGGTGGCTTTGGAGGCCCCGGGGCCCCGGTCGCGGGGGTCTATCAGCCGGGTTCCGCCGGGGCGCCCGTCGCCTCCAGCGGGAAGCGGCGCCGTCGGGGCCGTACGGTCGCGCTCGTGCTGGCGCTGGCCGTGCTGGCCGGTGGCGGCGGGGCCGTCGCCCTGCAGTACGCGGACGGATGGTGGGCCGGGAGCGGCACCTCTGCCGGATCGGACGGTTCGGGCGGGTCGGAGGACGGGGACCAGTCGGCCGACGGGGTGCCCGAGGGGTGGGAGCGGGTCGAGGACCCGGAGGGTTTCAGCCTCGCGCTGCCCAAGGGGTGGAAGCGGCAGGTCGAGGGCTCGCAGATCGACTACACGCCCGACGGCGGTGAGCACTTCCTCCGCGTTGCCGTGGACGACTCGCCGGACTTCGACAGCCCGTACCACCACCAGCTCGACCTGGAGGAGCAGGTGCGGACGCGGTCGGAGTACCGGCAGGTGCGCCTGGAGGAGAACATCTTCCGCGACCGGCCGGGCGCGCTGTGGGACTTCATGTGGACCGCGTCGGCGAAGGACGCGGAGTTCCCCGGGCCGCGCCGGGCGATCGAGCAGATGTACCTCTCCCGGGACGGCGTCGAGTACACGATCTACATGTCCGCGCCGGCGGGGGACTGGAAGGCGGCCGAGGAGCAGTTCTACGCGGTGCTGCGCAGCTGGCGGCCGACGGGGCGGTGA
- a CDS encoding alpha/beta hydrolase, with the protein MRRLWGCLILCVAVVAALLVHDTRTSEAAGRNESSHAYGSHPRQTLDAYWNTAGEDRGGEQPGIVILHGGHWYEDTGWAGWSRRFADAGYAVFAVDHRLNFDAPWPAQRTDALSALDWIREHAADFDLDADRLVLLGSSSGGQIATAVATYRSGAFRVDGVVALSPVNDPYRAWRDGNAGDATARQRKLRDNATLLARCHPDPSDNSASAHPGCRDTWTDMVVRNRASGGDDAPMFLLHSENDFVPVRHSLDLEAAEEKDHNMPANGVTVETVAGSSHGGALLKERGVADRVLGWIAERTH; encoded by the coding sequence GTGCGTCGGCTCTGGGGTTGTCTCATTCTTTGCGTTGCTGTCGTTGCCGCGCTGCTCGTCCACGACACCCGCACGAGCGAGGCGGCCGGCCGCAACGAGAGCTCCCACGCCTACGGTTCGCACCCCCGGCAGACCCTCGACGCCTACTGGAACACCGCTGGTGAGGACCGGGGCGGGGAGCAGCCGGGCATCGTGATCCTGCACGGCGGCCACTGGTACGAGGACACCGGCTGGGCCGGCTGGTCGCGCAGGTTCGCGGACGCCGGGTACGCCGTCTTCGCCGTCGACCACCGGCTGAATTTCGACGCCCCCTGGCCGGCCCAGCGGACCGACGCGCTGTCCGCCCTGGACTGGATCCGCGAACACGCCGCCGACTTCGACCTCGACGCCGACCGACTGGTCCTGCTGGGCTCCTCCTCGGGCGGTCAGATCGCCACGGCCGTCGCCACCTACCGCTCCGGCGCCTTCCGCGTCGACGGCGTCGTGGCACTGTCCCCCGTGAACGACCCGTACCGCGCCTGGCGCGACGGCAACGCCGGTGACGCGACCGCCCGGCAGCGCAAGCTGCGCGACAACGCCACGCTTCTGGCCCGCTGTCACCCCGACCCGTCGGACAACTCCGCCTCGGCGCACCCCGGTTGCCGGGACACCTGGACGGACATGGTCGTCAGGAACCGTGCCTCCGGCGGCGACGACGCCCCCATGTTCCTGCTCCACTCCGAAAACGACTTCGTGCCCGTCCGGCACTCGCTCGACCTCGAGGCCGCCGAGGAGAAGGACCACAACATGCCCGCCAACGGGGTCACAGTGGAGACGGTGGCCGGTTCCTCGCACGGCGGAGCGCTGTTGAAGGAGCGAGGGGTCGCCGACCGGGTCCTGGGTTGGATCGCTGAGAGGACGCACTGA
- a CDS encoding VCBS repeat-containing protein, which translates to MPSSVAGVAAAATCTAGTSTDFNGDSVVDTVVADPNATVSGVKGAGLVRVILGGGKGVFEISQATPGMNAAPEPGDGFGTSRTTYDADGDGCTDLVVGVPYEDITKGGVKLVDAGAIYIIHGTPTGIGEGSVIEGYSQSGLDPDTTTEAYDWFGQSVKGGETATGAPYLVVGVPGENVVTGGTDYADAGCVHYIQGGTRTTVNQNDPGVPGTVEAHDRFGYSVAGTNRYFGVGIPGEAIEDKTFAGGVAVFNHTLANGVPTALAGFDQDAAGVTGTAEVDDGFGTSIAMTGYRPSGQTYNSDVLLAVGTPGEDIGTVAEAGGAAVFRIQPSGTYTETAAIDAAVADVEGDPVAGDFLGQRVAISNTNTSVVTTADTVRLAVGIPGKDVGAATDAGAVQVFRPLGTIGAADRLVTRGSGLPGTATRRDHLGMSLTGGAKNLYVGVPFSKASGTTKGVLHVLTWADLDGTTSTGATTYQPGSGGLPDNGVSFGVVG; encoded by the coding sequence TTGCCCTCCAGCGTCGCCGGGGTGGCAGCGGCGGCCACCTGCACGGCGGGCACATCTACCGACTTCAACGGCGACAGCGTCGTCGACACGGTCGTCGCGGACCCGAACGCCACGGTGAGCGGCGTCAAGGGCGCCGGCCTGGTGCGGGTGATCCTGGGCGGCGGCAAGGGGGTCTTCGAGATCTCGCAGGCCACTCCCGGCATGAACGCCGCGCCCGAGCCCGGTGACGGCTTCGGCACCTCCCGCACCACCTACGACGCCGACGGCGACGGCTGCACCGACCTCGTCGTCGGGGTGCCGTACGAGGACATCACCAAGGGTGGAGTGAAGCTCGTCGACGCCGGGGCGATCTACATCATCCACGGCACGCCCACCGGTATCGGCGAGGGCTCCGTGATCGAGGGCTACAGCCAGTCGGGGCTGGACCCTGACACCACCACCGAGGCGTACGACTGGTTCGGACAGTCCGTCAAGGGCGGCGAGACCGCGACCGGTGCGCCCTACCTGGTCGTCGGTGTGCCCGGCGAGAACGTCGTCACCGGCGGCACCGACTACGCGGACGCCGGCTGCGTGCACTACATCCAGGGCGGCACCAGGACGACCGTCAACCAGAACGACCCGGGGGTGCCCGGGACCGTCGAGGCCCACGACCGCTTCGGCTACTCCGTGGCCGGCACCAACCGCTACTTCGGCGTCGGCATCCCGGGCGAGGCCATCGAGGACAAGACCTTCGCCGGAGGTGTCGCGGTCTTCAACCACACCCTGGCGAACGGAGTTCCCACCGCCCTGGCCGGATTCGACCAGGACGCCGCCGGGGTGACCGGCACGGCCGAGGTCGACGACGGCTTCGGCACCTCGATCGCCATGACCGGCTACCGGCCGAGCGGCCAGACGTACAACTCCGACGTCCTGCTCGCCGTCGGCACGCCGGGCGAGGACATCGGCACGGTTGCCGAGGCGGGCGGCGCGGCGGTCTTCCGGATCCAGCCCTCCGGCACGTACACCGAGACGGCGGCCATCGACGCCGCGGTGGCGGACGTCGAGGGCGACCCCGTGGCGGGCGACTTCCTGGGCCAGCGCGTGGCCATCTCCAACACCAACACCAGTGTCGTGACCACCGCCGACACCGTACGGCTGGCCGTCGGCATCCCGGGCAAGGACGTCGGCGCCGCCACCGACGCGGGCGCCGTCCAGGTCTTCCGGCCACTGGGCACGATCGGCGCGGCCGACCGGCTGGTCACCCGCGGCTCGGGCCTGCCCGGTACCGCCACCCGGCGGGACCACCTGGGCATGTCGCTGACCGGCGGCGCGAAGAACCTCTATGTCGGGGTGCCCTTCAGCAAGGCGTCCGGCACCACCAAGGGGGTCCTCCACGTCCTGACGTGGGCCGACCTCGACGGCACTACCAGTACGGGTGCCACCACGTACCAGCCGGGATCGGGCGGACTGCCCGACAACGGCGTCTCGTTCGGCGTGGTCGGGTGA
- a CDS encoding protein kinase domain-containing protein → MSSNGGAPYGTGPGPGYGADEPTSFGLQPPQPGASYPGNPYAQPTRAADRPAPPSAPQSQPQAHSQPQAQPQSHQQAQVQPQHAQEARPVPPSHAAQSAPAAQPAPASPDPGTGRLIAGRYRLLAKLGHGGMGTVWRAQDETVDREVAVKEPRVPDHLPERERANAYERMRREARAAARLDHPSVVNVHDVAVVDDRPWIVMELVRGRSLGDALQEGTLGTRDAARIGLDVLGALEAAHAAGILHRDVKPDNVLLGRHDRVVLTDFGIAQIEGETNLTDTGGFVGSPEYIAPERVLGQRPGPASDLWSLGVVLYAATEGVSPFRRSNTPATLQSVLNATPAAPASATGPLAEAINGLLQKDPARRPSAARVRELLETAANPPAPVLTQVVQTAAGTRPGEPKGIRIGAKTLAGVGAAVVATAVAGLGVLGVAAAVTAYVVIADPFAGPLPDGWKQRDLGTKVAASVGVPGDFVKDRFEPDETDGTFAQYSDPSGLIRINVDRDIKKDDKENEIPGVALDRAYADWELVKDGEYSLDVAYDPAPKGRPQEARFQDHDAAENTIRYTTTDSQDPRQREARVLYYRAGNGDMYRLWIDYPGKGHFTEQGREIARTVIANLKIDTM, encoded by the coding sequence ATGAGCAGCAACGGGGGCGCCCCTTACGGAACAGGGCCTGGGCCCGGCTACGGAGCCGACGAGCCGACGAGTTTCGGACTGCAACCGCCGCAGCCGGGCGCGTCGTACCCCGGGAACCCGTACGCGCAGCCGACCCGGGCCGCGGACCGGCCCGCGCCGCCCTCGGCGCCGCAGTCACAACCGCAGGCCCATTCACAACCGCAGGCGCAGCCGCAGTCACACCAGCAGGCGCAGGTGCAGCCGCAGCACGCGCAGGAGGCTCGGCCCGTACCGCCCTCGCACGCGGCGCAATCCGCGCCCGCCGCGCAACCCGCGCCCGCCTCGCCGGATCCCGGTACCGGGCGGCTGATCGCCGGTCGCTATCGGCTGCTCGCCAAGCTCGGGCACGGCGGTATGGGCACGGTGTGGCGGGCGCAGGACGAGACGGTGGACCGGGAGGTCGCCGTCAAGGAGCCCCGCGTACCCGACCACCTTCCCGAGCGTGAACGGGCCAACGCCTACGAGCGGATGCGCCGCGAGGCCCGCGCGGCGGCCCGGCTCGATCATCCTTCGGTCGTGAACGTGCACGACGTGGCGGTCGTCGACGACCGGCCGTGGATCGTCATGGAGCTGGTACGGGGGCGCTCGCTGGGCGACGCGTTGCAGGAGGGCACCCTCGGCACCCGTGACGCGGCGAGAATCGGCCTCGACGTGCTCGGCGCGCTGGAGGCCGCGCACGCGGCGGGCATCCTGCACCGGGACGTCAAGCCCGACAACGTCCTCCTCGGCCGGCACGACCGGGTCGTCCTCACCGACTTCGGTATCGCCCAGATCGAGGGCGAGACCAATCTGACGGACACCGGCGGCTTCGTCGGTTCGCCCGAGTACATCGCCCCCGAGCGCGTGCTCGGCCAGCGCCCCGGGCCCGCGTCGGACCTCTGGTCGCTCGGCGTCGTCCTCTACGCCGCCACGGAGGGCGTGTCGCCCTTCCGGCGCAGCAACACGCCCGCGACCCTGCAGTCCGTGCTCAACGCCACGCCCGCGGCGCCCGCCTCGGCCACCGGTCCGCTCGCCGAGGCCATCAACGGCCTGCTGCAGAAGGACCCGGCGCGCCGTCCGAGCGCCGCCCGTGTCCGCGAGTTGCTGGAGACAGCCGCGAACCCGCCGGCGCCCGTGCTCACCCAGGTGGTCCAGACGGCCGCCGGGACCCGGCCGGGGGAGCCCAAGGGCATCAGGATCGGCGCCAAGACCCTCGCCGGGGTCGGCGCGGCGGTCGTCGCGACGGCGGTCGCCGGGCTCGGTGTGCTGGGCGTGGCGGCGGCGGTGACGGCCTACGTGGTGATCGCCGACCCCTTCGCGGGGCCGCTGCCGGACGGCTGGAAGCAGCGGGACCTCGGTACGAAGGTCGCCGCGAGCGTGGGCGTGCCCGGCGACTTCGTGAAGGACCGGTTCGAGCCGGACGAGACCGACGGAACGTTTGCGCAGTACAGCGACCCGAGCGGGCTGATCCGGATCAACGTCGACCGGGACATCAAGAAGGACGACAAGGAGAACGAGATCCCGGGCGTCGCGTTGGACAGGGCGTACGCCGACTGGGAGCTGGTCAAGGACGGCGAGTACTCGCTGGACGTCGCCTACGACCCCGCGCCCAAGGGGCGGCCGCAGGAGGCCCGCTTCCAGGACCACGACGCCGCCGAGAACACCATCCGGTACACGACCACCGACAGCCAGGACCCGCGCCAGCGGGAGGCGCGGGTCCTGTACTACCGGGCCGGCAACGGTGACATGTACCGGTTGTGGATCGACTATCCGGGCAAGGGGCACTTCACCGAGCAGGGCCGCGAGATCGCCCGTACGGTCATCGCGAACCTGAAGATCGACACGATGTAG
- a CDS encoding serine/threonine-protein kinase: protein MGTEGESVRVIAGRYRLEARIGRGGMGIVWRATDQLLGRQVAVKELALDDSLPEERSRERRERTLREARAVARLGHPHIIVVHDVVEQDERPYIVMELIDGGSLAERIEERGPVDAREAARIGIALLGALRRAHDAGVLHRDLKPANVLIETGTDRVVLTDFGIAQVAGATTLTESGSFVGSPEYTAPERMSGVRTGPESDLWSLGALLCAVLSGESPFRRDSLGGILHAVVVDEIRPPAQAAPLLPVVRGLLERDPDLRLDAAEAERLLRAFRETGRTPRTTKNPRASHGYTPTRRDVPRPGRDAWRTAAAGGAGHAGAAAQDVTAGGGQSPSDPGGPGAAAPGERPGEGRPTHSTRSVLVAAALVAAMAGAGVSAAALLMREGGGGGGTPGSSAPRTPGVSSTAGDSGGSGESGGEGEPGSAGESGQSGSPSTPHTPGASSSSGGSGGPGGTAGPSGDATPTVTRSRAATAPTVPSGYRLARDERGFSLAVPDDFTREPQGERVFYMSPGQVVRIGVKVDDPGEGGPTGVMRRAHAKGPSTNPGYRDGRVTETRHDGRPAALWEFTWDGFSAAEGPRHTYDLCWERDGRLYDVWVSAPVGRVSEAKEYFDVAVDTFVRN from the coding sequence ATGGGGACCGAGGGGGAGAGTGTCCGTGTCATAGCCGGGCGGTACCGGCTGGAGGCCAGGATCGGCCGCGGCGGTATGGGGATCGTGTGGCGCGCCACCGACCAGCTCCTCGGTCGGCAGGTGGCGGTCAAGGAGCTCGCCCTGGACGACTCGCTCCCCGAGGAGCGGTCCCGGGAGCGGCGCGAGCGCACCCTGCGGGAGGCACGCGCGGTCGCCCGGCTCGGGCACCCGCACATCATCGTCGTGCACGACGTCGTCGAGCAGGACGAACGCCCCTATATCGTCATGGAGTTGATCGACGGCGGCTCGCTCGCGGAGCGGATCGAGGAGCGAGGGCCCGTCGACGCGCGGGAGGCGGCGCGGATCGGGATCGCCCTGCTGGGCGCGTTGCGCCGGGCGCACGACGCCGGAGTTCTGCACCGGGACCTCAAGCCCGCGAACGTCCTGATCGAGACCGGCACCGACCGGGTCGTCCTCACCGACTTCGGTATCGCCCAGGTGGCAGGCGCGACCACGCTCACCGAGAGCGGGTCCTTCGTCGGCTCACCCGAGTACACCGCCCCGGAGCGGATGTCCGGGGTCCGCACCGGCCCGGAGTCCGACCTGTGGTCGCTGGGCGCGCTGCTGTGCGCCGTGCTCAGCGGGGAATCGCCGTTCCGGCGTGACTCGTTGGGCGGGATCCTGCACGCGGTCGTCGTCGACGAGATCCGGCCGCCCGCGCAGGCCGCGCCGCTTCTTCCCGTCGTACGGGGGCTGCTGGAGCGTGATCCGGACCTGCGGCTCGACGCGGCGGAGGCCGAGCGGCTGCTGCGGGCGTTCCGGGAGACGGGCCGGACTCCGCGGACGACCAAGAACCCGAGGGCGTCGCACGGTTACACCCCGACGCGGCGTGACGTGCCTCGTCCGGGCCGGGACGCGTGGCGTACGGCCGCCGCCGGTGGCGCGGGGCACGCAGGTGCTGCCGCCCAGGATGTGACCGCCGGGGGCGGACAGTCGCCCTCGGACCCGGGCGGACCCGGTGCGGCGGCGCCGGGGGAGCGGCCCGGGGAGGGGCGCCCGACACACTCCACGCGGAGCGTGCTCGTCGCGGCCGCGCTGGTGGCGGCGATGGCCGGGGCCGGCGTCTCGGCGGCGGCACTGCTGATGCGCGAGGGGGGCGGTGGGGGCGGCACGCCCGGCAGTTCGGCACCGCGGACCCCGGGCGTGTCGAGCACGGCCGGGGATTCGGGAGGGTCGGGAGAGTCGGGAGGCGAGGGGGAGCCGGGGTCGGCGGGCGAGTCGGGACAGTCCGGCTCGCCGAGTACTCCGCACACGCCGGGCGCGTCGAGCTCCTCGGGCGGGTCCGGGGGGCCCGGCGGCACAGCCGGTCCGTCGGGCGACGCCACACCCACCGTGACACGCTCCCGGGCGGCCACCGCGCCGACCGTGCCCTCGGGGTACCGGCTCGCCCGGGACGAGCGGGGCTTCAGCCTCGCGGTGCCGGACGACTTCACCCGGGAGCCGCAGGGGGAACGGGTCTTCTACATGTCGCCGGGGCAGGTGGTCCGGATCGGCGTCAAGGTCGACGACCCGGGGGAGGGCGGGCCCACCGGGGTGATGCGGCGCGCCCATGCGAAGGGGCCCTCCACGAACCCCGGTTACCGCGACGGCCGGGTCACCGAGACCAGGCACGACGGGCGGCCGGCCGCGCTCTGGGAGTTCACCTGGGACGGCTTCAGCGCGGCGGAGGGACCCCGGCACACGTACGACCTGTGCTGGGAGCGGGACGGGCGGCTGTACGACGTGTGGGTGTCGGCGCCGGTCGGGAGGGTGAGCGAGGCGAAGGAGTACTTCGACGTGGCGGTGGACACGTTCGTACGTAACTAA